A window of Kribbella voronezhensis genomic DNA:
CTGACGACGAGTTTCGCGTAGTCAGCGGCGACGGTGTCGTAGGAGACCCGGACGCCATCCATATAGGTGTCGTCCACAGCTGCGATGTTGCCGGAGGAGATAGTCACCCGGCCGAGAGTAGAGCCCGGCTCGGACAGTTTTTCTAAGCTTTGCCGAGAGCCTGCTTCTGCCTGCCGAGGCCGTCGATCTCGCACTCGACGACGTCGCCCGGCGACAGGTACGGGAACCGGCCCGACAGGGCGACACCTTCCGGCGTACCGGTGTTGAGCAGGTCGCCCGGATCCAGCGTCATGTACTGCGACAGGTCGCGGATCAGCGCCGCGACCGAGAAGATCATGTCGCGGGTGTTGGAGTCCTGCCGGATCTCACCGTTGACCCACGACCTGAGGCCGAGGTTGAACGGGTCCACCTCGTCGGCCGGGACCAGAGAAGGACCGAGCGGGTTGAAGGTCTCGCAGCACTTGCCCTTGGACCACTGGCCGCCCGACACCTCGAGCTGGAAGGCGCGCTCGGACACGTCGTTGGAGACCGTGTACCCCGCGATGCAGGCGAGCGCCTCCTCATCGGTCTCGACGTACCGGGCGGTCTTGCCGATCACGACGGCGAGCTCGACCTCCCAGTCGGTCTTGGTGCTCCCGCGCGGAACCAGGACTTCGTCGTACGGGCCGACGACCGTGTTCGGGTGCTTGAAGAAGACGATCGGGTTGGCCGGCGGCTCGGAGCCGGACTCGGCGGCGTGGGCCGCGTAGTTCTGGCCGATGCAGACCACCGCGGCCGGCTTCGCGATCGGGGCGCCGATCCGCAGGCCGTCGACGGACGCCGGTGACAGCGAGCCGTCCGCCAGGGCTGCCCGAACGCGGGCGATGCCGTCCGAGGCGAGGAAGGCGCCGTCGATCTCGGCGGTGACGGAGCTCAGGTCGTAGACGGTGCCATCGGCGTCGCGCACGTACGGGCGCTCCTCACCGACCGCGCCGAGGCGCAGCAGTTCCACAGACTTCTCCCTAGGGAATCTTCACTCTTTGTCGAACACGGGACGCAGGCGCGCCCGTGAGGCTTCGATGTGCGACCGCATCGCCGCGGCCGCTTCGCTCGGCTCGCCCTTGCGGACCGCCGCGACGACCGTCTTGTGCTCGCGGAGCGCCTTGGTGGCGATCCCGCCGCCGTAGTACAGCCGGAACAGGTGCAGGTGGCAGTGGGTGCGGGCGAAGGACTGCCGGGCGGTGTCGTTGCCGGAGAGCTCCAGCACCAGGTCGTGGAAGCGCTGGTCGTGCGCGGCCATCGCCTTGTAGCTGTCGTAGTCGGGACGGTCCGGTACGTCGGTGTAGCTGAGCATCTCGTTCTTCAGGCGGGCCAGGTCGTCCGCCCCGGCCCGCTCGGCGGCGCGGGCCGCTGCCCACGGCTCGATGACCAACCGGTACTCGAAGAGGTCCTCGAACTCCGCCCGGGTCAGCCGCGAGGACACGCGGTACCCGCGCAGCGGTTCCTTGATCACCAGCCCGTCGGACTCCAGCCTGGCCAGCGACTCGCGGATGGGAGTCTGCGAGATGCCCAGCTCCCGGGTCAGCGCGTCGATGTTCAGCCGGGTCCCCGGCTCGACCACGCTGTCCATGATCAGGCCCTTGACCGTCTCGTAGACGTCGTCACTCAGCACCTGGCGTTGGGGCAGGCGGCTGAGCTGCCCCGCCAGACCCACATGAGCATCTGTCACAGTCGCTCCTCCCGAAGCCCCTCATTCTGCCCGACTCCCAGTTTTGCGGGTATACACAGTCGTTGCCCGCGCAACCCTTGACGGCACCAGTGTGAAGCGGCACCATCAGCTACGCAATATCCTATAGGATCTTTGAGGAGTCGGGCCCATGAGCACCCCATCGTCGCTGTACCGCAGGACCGCCGTCGGCCTGGCCCTCGTTGCGCTGGTCGCAACAGGCTGCAGCACCAAGAACTCGGGTGACAACGCCGGTGGTACGAGCGGTGACGACGCCTCGACCGGTACTTCGACCGGGCCGGTGACCCTGAAGGACGGCTCCAAGGTGAAGCTGGCGCTGGTCCCGGGTGGCGCGCACCCCTATTTCCAGCCGTGGAAGACGACCGCCGCGCAGGACAAGACCGAGTTCAAGCTGGCCGACGCCACCTTCAACGAGACCGGCGAGTGGGACCAGGGCAAGCAGAACAACGTGCTCAACTCGCTGGCCGCCCAGGGCTACAACGCGTTCGGCATCTTCGGCGTGTCGCCGACCGACATCAACTCCACCTTCGAGGACCTGAAGGCGAAGGGGTTCGCGGTCGGATCGCTCGCGTCCTGTCCGGCCGGTGACACCAACTCGGCCGACTTCTGCCTGTCCACGGATGTCGAGGCAGCGGCGTACAAGGCGGCCAAGGCGGCGATCGAGGCGATGGGCGGCGAGGGCGGCCTGGTCCACCTGACCGGTAACAACGTCGACTCCAACACCCAGCGCCGGATCGCCGGTGTCCGCAAGGCGATCGCCGAGACCAACGGCAAGGTGACCGAGCTGTCCGTGATCACCGACATCGACGAGGACCTGCAGACCGCGCAGAAGGCGGTCGCCGACCTGCTCGCGTCGAAGGGGAAGGACATCAAGGGCATCGTCACCACCGCCTACAACCCGGCCGTCGCCGCGGCCGACGGCGTCGCCAGCAGCAAACTGCCGATCAAGGTGGTCGCGATCGACGACGACGCCAAGATCCTGGCCGGCATCAAGAGCGGCGGCGTGGCCGCCACGGTGGCGCAGAACCCGGTCGGCCAGGCGTACGTCGGTGGCTGGCTGCTCGCGCTGCTCGGTTCCAAGCAGTGCACGATGAAGACCCCTGGCGTGACCGTCGACTCCGGCTCCTTCATCGTCACCAAGGCCAACGTCGACAGCTACGACACCGAGCGGAAGGCGAAGACGGTCGAGCTGCAGAAGGAGTTCGCCGCGCAGCTGAGCTGCCAGTAGATCGCGGCCGACCCCGCCTGCCGCCACACACCTCGCTTTCCTTCCCTCGTTCTTTAGGCTGATGAACGGACCGATGAGCTTGCCCAAGACAACCATCACCCGAGCCGAGGCCTCCCTGGTCGACCTGGAGGTCGAGACCGTCCGGACCGACGCGGTCCAGGCGTTCCTCAAGCAGGAAACGGTTTTCGTCGAACTGGAGACCACCGAGGGACTGACCGGACTCGGCTACTCGTACACGATCGGGACCGGCGGCAGCGCAGTACTGGCGATGCTGCGCGATCACCTGCTGCCGCGCCTGGTCGGCGCGGACGCCCGCAACATCGAGGCGATCTGGTTCGACCTGTTCGCCTCCACTCGGGCGACCACGGTCGGTGCCATCACCTCGCTGGCGCTGGCCGCGGTCGACACCGCCCTGTGGGACTTGCGCTGCCTGCGAGCCGGGGAGCCCCTGTGGCGACTGGCCGGTGGCTATCGCCGGAACGTGCCGCTGTACGACACCGAGGGCGGTTGGTTGCACCTGACAACGGATCAGCTGGTGGCGGGCGCGCTCGCGTCGCAGAAAACCGGCTGGCCCGGCGTGAAGCTGAAGGTCGGCAAGCCCCGCGTGCACGAGGACGTCGAGCGACTGACCGCAGTACGGGATGCTGTCGGGCCTTCGCTGGACATCATGGTCGATGCCAATCAGTCGATGACGTATGCCGAGGCCAAGCGGCGGGCGCGTGCTTTCGAACCGATCGACCTGACCTGGTTCGAGGAGCCGCTGCCGGCCGACGATCTGACCGGCCATGTCCGGCTGGCCGAGTCGACGTCGATCCCGATCGCGGTCGGTGAATCGCTGTACTCGATCTCGCAGTTCCGCGAGTACGTCGCGTCCGGTGCGGCCGGGATCGTCCAGGTCGACGTGGCCCGGGTCGGCGGCATCACCCCGTGGCTGAAGGTCGCCCATCTGGCCGAGACCTTCAACCTCCAGGTCTGCCCGCACTTCCTGATGGAACTCCACGTCAGCCTGACCGCCGCCGTACCGAACGGCCGGTACGTCGAGCACATCCCGCAGTTGCGCGCGATCACGCGCACCGAGATGGAGATCGTCGACGGGCACGCGGTCGCGCCGGACGAGCCCGGCCTCGGCATCGACTGGGACCGCGATGCCATCGACAACCGGCGGGTCTCATGAGCGCGCCTGTCTCCGAGACCGCGACCGCGGCGCTGCAGGAGCCGGACGCCCCGGTCGAGGCACCACAGGGCGGCCGGACACCTTGGTGGGCGAACCAGCGGATCGGCCTGCTGATCCTGGTGGTCGCCCTGTCGGCCCTGTTCGGCGTACTGCGACCAGCCTTCTTCAACCAGCAGTTGGTGGTCTTCCCCCTGCTGCGCGACATCGCGATGTTCACCGTCGTCGGGCTGGCTCAGCTGTGTGTGCTGTCGATCGGCCACATGAACCTCGCGGTCGGCCGGATGGCCGCCTTCTCGATGATGATCACCGGCATCTCGTACGACCTGTGGCACTTCAGCCTGTACGCCGGGTTGCTGGTCGGCCTCGTCGCCGGGGCGGCGATCGGTGCGCTCGCCGGCTGGGTGATCGCACGGACCGGCGTGAACTCCTTCGTCGTCACGCTCGCCCTGGACTTCCTGCTGCTCGGCCTGATCCCGCTGGTCTACACGGCGCTGACCGATAACGCGGCCTTCGTGACGAAGCCTCCCGGAATGCGTGAACTGCGCAACTACTCGCTGGGGGACGTCTGCATCGGCAACGTCTGCGGGTCGCCGGCAGTACCGCAGCTGACCCTTTTCGCGGTGATCGCGATGGCCGTGGTCGGCTGGATCTACAGCCGGACCAAGCTCGGCCGGGAGTTGTTGATGACGGGCACGTCGGTGAAGGCCGCCGAGTTGTCCGGTATCCCGACCGCCCGGCGCGTGATCACGGCGCACGCGATGTCCGGCTGTCTGGCCGCGCTGGCCGGTTTCATGCTGGCCGTCAGCACCGGCTCGATCAAGGCGACCATTGGTGAGGAGTTCATGCTGCCGTCGTTCCTCGGCCCGATCCTGGGCGGCACTTTGCTGGCCGGTGGCTTCATCTCGGTCTGGGGCACCCTGCTCGGGACCGCGCTGACGTCGGTGATCCGCAAGGGTCTCGACCTGCTCGGCGTCGGGCTGGAGAGTCTGAACATCTATCTGGGCCTGATCCTCCTGGTCGCGTTGTCCACCGACCGGATCCGAACGGTGCTGTCCGACCGGCAGGGGGTGCGAAAACGATGAAACGGTTCGCTGTGCGATTCGCCCGGACCACCGAGATGACCTTGCTGGTGATCTGCGTGGTGTTCTTCGTCGGGCTGGTGATCGCCTCCGACGGTGACCTGCTCGCTGCGAATTCCTTGCGAGTGCTGCTGCAGTTCCTGGCGGTGCCGGTCCTGATCGGGTTGGCTCAGATGGTGGTTCTGGCGGTGGGACAACTCAACCTGGCCGTCGGCGCGATCGGTGGATTCGCCGCGGTCTCCATGGGCGTGCTGATGGCCGAGCACGGAGTGCCTGTTTTCGTAGCGCTGCTGATCGGCTTCCTGCTGGCCACGGTCGCCGGGTTGGTGAACGGGCTGCTCGTCGTCCTGACCCGGATCAACGGATTCATCGTCACGCTCGCGACGATGACAGTCCTGCTCGGCGTTCAGTACCGCGTGGTCGGCACCCGCACGGTCGACGACTACCCGCAGAGTGTGAAGAGCTTCGGCTCGCACGCCGTGTTCGGAGTGCTGCCGTTGATCTTCCTGGTCGCTCTCGTCGTCGCGGCTCTGCTCGCGGTGATGCTCCGGCGTACGGTGCCGGGCCGGCAGTTGCTCGCATCGGGCGGGAATCCCATCGCCGCAAGGCTTTCCGGGATCTCGAACGACCGATCCGTGATCATCGCGCACACCCTGTCCGGCGCGATCCTCGGTGTGGCCGCGATCCTGACGGTCGCGTCCTCGCCGGGAGTCAACAAGAGCATCGGTGGGGACTGGCTGCTGCCGAGCTTCGCCGCCCCGATCATCGGGGGTGCCTTGCTCACCGGTGGATCTGCCGTCGTCCTTGGCACCGTGCTGGCCGCTTTCATCGTGCGCTTCGTCGACACGGCCCGCGCGGAGTTCTCCCTCGAGCCCAGCTGGGTGAACTTCGTGGTCGGTGCGGTGGTGCTCGGATCGGTGGTGCTCGGGCAACTGCGGAGTCGCAGGCAGGAACGCCGTACGGTCTTGAAAGCGCCGGACGCGGCGGTTGCCGGAGGTGTGTCATGACGCTGTTCCTGGCAGACAAGGTCGACAAGCTGTTCCCCGGCGTGCGCGCGCTCGATGGGGTGACGCTGAAGCTGGAAGCCGGGTCGGTGCACGCACTGCTCGGTGAGAACGGTGCGGGGAAGTCGACGCTGATCAAGGTGATCACCGGGCTGTACAAGCCGGATGGTGGACGGCTGGTGCTCGATGGTTCCGAGGTGCAGTTCGGGTCGCCGCACGAGTCGGCGTCGGCGGGGATCGGCGTGGTGCACCAGGAGCGGAACCTGATCCCCGGGTTCACGGTCGGCGAGAACATCCTGTTGCAGAAGCTGCCGACCTCGCGAGGCCTGGTGGATCGGAGCGCCATTCGTACCGAGGCGGCGCGCTGGCTGGCCGAGCTGGACCTCGATCTCGACCCGGACCAGCCGGTGACCGAGCTGTCGGTCGCGCAGGCGCAGTTGGTCGAGATCGCGAAGGCGCTCTCGGTGGAGAGCCGGGTGCTGTTGCTGGACGAGCCGACCGCCTCGATCACGCCGAACGAGGCCGAGCGCCTGTTCCGGGTGGTGGCGAAGCTGAAGAACGACGGCCGCGCGGTGCTCTTCGTGAGCCACAAGCTCGAAGAGGTCTTCCAGATCTGCGACACGGTGACGGTACTGCGCGACGGCGCCTCGGTGCTCGAGTCCGGTCCACTGGGGGACCTGACTCGTGACCAGGTCGTCGACCTCATGGTCGGCCGCGTGCACGAGGCGCTCGCGCTCCCGGCGCGAACCGTCCCCGCGGCCGACCCGCTGCTGGAGCTGTCCGGAGTCGGTACTGCGAGCGGCCACGCCGATGTGGATCTCAGCGTCCGGCCGGGAGAGATCGTCGGGCTCTACGGACTCGTCGGTGCTGGTCGCAGTGAGCTCGCCAAGGCCTTGCTCGGGCTGGACCGGATCACGGCCGGTGAGGTCCGGGTGCGCGGGCAAGCGGTGCGGATCCGGAATGTGCGCGACGCTCTGCGCAACCACAAAATCGGCTATGTCACCGAGAACCGGAAAGAGGAAGGCGTCTTCCTCGAACAGTCGGTCAGCCGCAACATCGCGGTGACCGTCTGGGACCGGCTCCGCAAGGTCCTCGGCTATGTGCCGGCCAAGGCCGAAGCGGCGATGGTCGCGGAGTACGTCGAACAGCTCGGCATCCGGATCGCCTCGCCCGCCCAGCTGACCGGGACGTTGTCGGGCGGGAACCAGCAGAAGGTGTCGCTGGCGAAGTGGCTGGCGGCGAAGACGGAGATCCTGATCATCGACGAGCCGACCGTCGGCATCGACGTACGGACCAAGGACGCCTTCCACACCCTGATCTGGGATCTGGCGGCGAACGGCCTGGCGATCCTGCTGATCACTTCGGACCTGCCGGAGATGATCACGCTGGCCGACCGCGTCGTGGTGATGCGGGACCATCGCGTCCAGGGTGAAGTGGCGAACGACCACGACTACGACACGATGAGTCAACGGGTGATCCGGCTCATCCATGCAGAAGGGACGACCGCGGCATGACTGTGGCTGGGCGGGTTGACGCGCATCACCACCTGTGGGATCTGTCGGTTCGTGAGCAGGCCTGGATGGTCGGGCCGGAGCTGGACCCGATCCGGCGGAACTTCTCGGTCGACGAGCTGGCGCCGCTGGCGGCCGCGGCCGGTGTGAGCGCGACGGTGGTGGTGCAGACCGTCGGCGTGCCGGCGGAGACGCCGGAGTTGCTTTCGATTGCCGATGGCAACGAATTGATCGCGGGGGTGGTCGGTTGGGTCGATCTCACCTCGGCGCGGGTGGTGGGGGCGCTCG
This region includes:
- a CDS encoding fumarylacetoacetate hydrolase family protein, which encodes MELLRLGAVGEERPYVRDADGTVYDLSSVTAEIDGAFLASDGIARVRAALADGSLSPASVDGLRIGAPIAKPAAVVCIGQNYAAHAAESGSEPPANPIVFFKHPNTVVGPYDEVLVPRGSTKTDWEVELAVVIGKTARYVETDEEALACIAGYTVSNDVSERAFQLEVSGGQWSKGKCCETFNPLGPSLVPADEVDPFNLGLRSWVNGEIRQDSNTRDMIFSVAALIRDLSQYMTLDPGDLLNTGTPEGVALSGRFPYLSPGDVVECEIDGLGRQKQALGKA
- a CDS encoding GntR family transcriptional regulator, whose product is MTDAHVGLAGQLSRLPQRQVLSDDVYETVKGLIMDSVVEPGTRLNIDALTRELGISQTPIRESLARLESDGLVIKEPLRGYRVSSRLTRAEFEDLFEYRLVIEPWAAARAAERAGADDLARLKNEMLSYTDVPDRPDYDSYKAMAAHDQRFHDLVLELSGNDTARQSFARTHCHLHLFRLYYGGGIATKALREHKTVVAAVRKGEPSEAAAAMRSHIEASRARLRPVFDKE
- a CDS encoding sugar ABC transporter substrate-binding protein, producing the protein MSTPSSLYRRTAVGLALVALVATGCSTKNSGDNAGGTSGDDASTGTSTGPVTLKDGSKVKLALVPGGAHPYFQPWKTTAAQDKTEFKLADATFNETGEWDQGKQNNVLNSLAAQGYNAFGIFGVSPTDINSTFEDLKAKGFAVGSLASCPAGDTNSADFCLSTDVEAAAYKAAKAAIEAMGGEGGLVHLTGNNVDSNTQRRIAGVRKAIAETNGKVTELSVITDIDEDLQTAQKAVADLLASKGKDIKGIVTTAYNPAVAAADGVASSKLPIKVVAIDDDAKILAGIKSGGVAATVAQNPVGQAYVGGWLLALLGSKQCTMKTPGVTVDSGSFIVTKANVDSYDTERKAKTVELQKEFAAQLSCQ
- a CDS encoding mandelate racemase/muconate lactonizing enzyme family protein — translated: MSLPKTTITRAEASLVDLEVETVRTDAVQAFLKQETVFVELETTEGLTGLGYSYTIGTGGSAVLAMLRDHLLPRLVGADARNIEAIWFDLFASTRATTVGAITSLALAAVDTALWDLRCLRAGEPLWRLAGGYRRNVPLYDTEGGWLHLTTDQLVAGALASQKTGWPGVKLKVGKPRVHEDVERLTAVRDAVGPSLDIMVDANQSMTYAEAKRRARAFEPIDLTWFEEPLPADDLTGHVRLAESTSIPIAVGESLYSISQFREYVASGAAGIVQVDVARVGGITPWLKVAHLAETFNLQVCPHFLMELHVSLTAAVPNGRYVEHIPQLRAITRTEMEIVDGHAVAPDEPGLGIDWDRDAIDNRRVS
- a CDS encoding ABC transporter permease, which translates into the protein MSAPVSETATAALQEPDAPVEAPQGGRTPWWANQRIGLLILVVALSALFGVLRPAFFNQQLVVFPLLRDIAMFTVVGLAQLCVLSIGHMNLAVGRMAAFSMMITGISYDLWHFSLYAGLLVGLVAGAAIGALAGWVIARTGVNSFVVTLALDFLLLGLIPLVYTALTDNAAFVTKPPGMRELRNYSLGDVCIGNVCGSPAVPQLTLFAVIAMAVVGWIYSRTKLGRELLMTGTSVKAAELSGIPTARRVITAHAMSGCLAALAGFMLAVSTGSIKATIGEEFMLPSFLGPILGGTLLAGGFISVWGTLLGTALTSVIRKGLDLLGVGLESLNIYLGLILLVALSTDRIRTVLSDRQGVRKR
- a CDS encoding ABC transporter permease, whose translation is MKRFAVRFARTTEMTLLVICVVFFVGLVIASDGDLLAANSLRVLLQFLAVPVLIGLAQMVVLAVGQLNLAVGAIGGFAAVSMGVLMAEHGVPVFVALLIGFLLATVAGLVNGLLVVLTRINGFIVTLATMTVLLGVQYRVVGTRTVDDYPQSVKSFGSHAVFGVLPLIFLVALVVAALLAVMLRRTVPGRQLLASGGNPIAARLSGISNDRSVIIAHTLSGAILGVAAILTVASSPGVNKSIGGDWLLPSFAAPIIGGALLTGGSAVVLGTVLAAFIVRFVDTARAEFSLEPSWVNFVVGAVVLGSVVLGQLRSRRQERRTVLKAPDAAVAGGVS
- a CDS encoding sugar ABC transporter ATP-binding protein produces the protein MTLFLADKVDKLFPGVRALDGVTLKLEAGSVHALLGENGAGKSTLIKVITGLYKPDGGRLVLDGSEVQFGSPHESASAGIGVVHQERNLIPGFTVGENILLQKLPTSRGLVDRSAIRTEAARWLAELDLDLDPDQPVTELSVAQAQLVEIAKALSVESRVLLLDEPTASITPNEAERLFRVVAKLKNDGRAVLFVSHKLEEVFQICDTVTVLRDGASVLESGPLGDLTRDQVVDLMVGRVHEALALPARTVPAADPLLELSGVGTASGHADVDLSVRPGEIVGLYGLVGAGRSELAKALLGLDRITAGEVRVRGQAVRIRNVRDALRNHKIGYVTENRKEEGVFLEQSVSRNIAVTVWDRLRKVLGYVPAKAEAAMVAEYVEQLGIRIASPAQLTGTLSGGNQQKVSLAKWLAAKTEILIIDEPTVGIDVRTKDAFHTLIWDLAANGLAILLITSDLPEMITLADRVVVMRDHRVQGEVANDHDYDTMSQRVIRLIHAEGTTAA